Genomic segment of Leishmania panamensis strain MHOM/PA/94/PSC-1 chromosome 20 sequence:
atgtttttcccttcttgcccctccctccaatCCATACCTACCACCGTGCAGCTCGttgtctttctccccctcccgctgACGTCGTTGTTATAGAAgcgcctctcctcactcaacacacgtgcacccacgcgccccctccccaacGCACAGGGACCCGCGGATCGACGCTACACGGCtgccctcttcgcctccccctcccccctctttcttccctccaACAGAAAATGTCAAATCGGGTGATTCTGCAAACCTTCGATGAGTACCAGAAGGCACGCGTCAGGTTCGTGCAGACAATCGCAGACTTGGCTTCCAAGCCGGCCAACAttgaggcactgcagcaggcgggtgtaatgcagctgctgcgcccacTGCTACTCGACAGCGTGCCGTCAGTGCAGCAgtctgctgcgctggcgatTGGCCGCCTCGCGAATTCTAGTgaggagatggcggagaACGTGGTCTCTGGAGATGTGCTAACACAGTTGGTGTACTCGCTCGGCGACCAGAATCGCTTCTACAAGAAGTCTGCTGCGTTTGTGCTGCGTAGCGTGGCGCGGCACTCCCCGCAGCTGGCTCAAGCTGTCGCCGACAgccaggcggtggtggcgcttgtGGGCTGCCTGGAGGAGTTCGACCCGACCGTGAAGGAGAGCGCCGCGTGGGCACTAGGCTACGTCGCCCGCCACAACGCAGACCTCgcgcaggaggtggtggacaAAGGTGCCgtgccaccgctggtgctgtgcgTGCAGGAGCCGGAACTGTCTCTGAAGCGAGTGGCGGCCTCGACACTGAGCGATATCGCAAAGCACAGCCCAGAGTTGGCGCAGTCCATTGTTGACCAGAACGCGATCACCCATCTGGCACCGCTCATCACCAGCAGTGACGCGAAGCTGAAGCGGCAGGTGTGCCAGTGCCTGGCGCAGATTGCCAAGCACAGCGTtgagctggcggagctggtCGTCGAGGGAGAGATTTTTCCGAAGATCTTCTTGCTGCtcgccgacagcgacgaggtggtgcagagGAACGCGGCAACGTGTATTCGCGAGATTGCGAAGCACACACCAGAGTTGGCGCAGCTCGTTGTGAACGccggtggtgtgggtgcgctgGTGGAGTACACGAGCACGACGAGAGGCAGCACGCGCCTCCCAGGTGTTATGACGCTCGGCTACCTCTCCGCGTTCTCTGAGACGCTGGCGCTTGCTGTCATCGTGGCTCATGGCATCGTGCCTCTCGCTGACACGCTGGAGAAGGAATCCGAGGATCACATtcgtgccgccgcggcgtggTCACTGGGACAGCTCGGCCGCCATAGCGCCGATCACGCCAAGGCGGTGGCCGATCGCAACGTACTCCCTCGCCTGCTGGACGCGTACCTCAACCCCGGCAGCTCCGACGACCTGCAGACAAAGAGCAAGCGTGCCCTCAAGGCCATCATCCAGCACTGCGTCTACCTTCCCGCTCtagagccgctgctgcaccccgATGCACCGCAGGACGTCCTCAAGTACGTCTGCGGTCAGTACGCGAAGGTGCTGCCAACCGACGTGGCCGCGAAGCGCGAGTTTGTGGCGAACCGGGGTTTGGCCACGATACAGCGCATCAAGGCTGAGCCGGGCAGTTCCTTGGCAGAATCCATCCAGATCATCAACAGCTGCTTCCCACCGGAGATTGTAGAATACTATTCGCCCGAATACGCACAGACGTTCATTGAGAAGATCGAGAACTaccacgtgcagcagcactagCGGCGTGTGCGCAATCCAGTCATGAGTGCTgaggaaggcagaggaaCATGAGAAGGAGCACTGCTGATGCTCAGACGCCAAGAAACACAGgcccacacatgcgcgcgcgAATACACCCACACGCTCTGCTCTTCTTATGCTCCCTCTTTgactgtctccctctctttccatctcCTGCTCTGCTGTATCGCTgtacgtcgtcgtcgatgcgctcccttccctctcacaccaccgttttttttttccgctgcCCCAAGAGGTGGCGGCTCTTCTGTCGCTGTGTAGTCGTTGGTacgtgctgcgtgtgtgttcgaatgtgtctgtgtgatgagggagggggaattGTGATTCTTTTATTTGCCCCTCTCGTGCCGGTGCCCTCCCCTCGTTGTCAAAATGTACATATACCGGGTGGACataaagagggggagagagagccccTCGCCGTGAGCCACCCACTCGAAGCCCCCGCCCACACGGCGTTcgcctcacctcctcccctaaTCTTTCCTCGCTTCTCTTGCCCTGAGCCTCTCGTGGAGAGGCCCAGGAGGAGAGTGCAGACGCACGCGACCACGAAGTCTggtttctctcccctctcgtcttgttttcgttttctctttcgatGGTCGTTGATGTACGCTAGGAAGTCtatgtgcgtctctctccgtctgtttcacccccctccccctttcccccgaCACAGACGCCGACACGGACACAGACCAACACATgctcactttctcttttcgcctTTTCTTTACTTCTCCACGCACCTCCAGCCCTCCCGCTGCCCacgccttcgcctctctcaccgCCTATTTCCTTCACCCGCATTCCTTCCCTTTGCGTTCTGTGCGTCTTTTGCTCTTCGCTGTTTTTACCCCTACTCTCTCCTGTGGACCGTGTCGTGGGAAAAAGGCGAGGGTGGCACAATGCGGAGGGAGGATGGGGCCGTCTACCCCCTTCTGAAGGGGCGCCGTCGGTGTTTTATACCGTGGGGGGTGTGGGAAAACGAAACAAAGGCACGATTTAACGCGAAAGCACTTCCGCTGGCGCCGTcactggagctgctgccctttctctccctcctctctgcgtaTTTGCGGGCATGTGGCGCAAAAGGGGGAGGTCTACACCGAGGCTTTAGGGCCATGCTGTACACCCTCAGGGGGTGCGTGCGCCCGACGTCGCTGACGCGCAGTG
This window contains:
- a CDS encoding axoneme central apparatus protein, putative (TriTrypDB/GeneDB-style sysID: LpmP.20.5580) — protein: MSNRVILQTFDEYQKARVRFVQTIADLASKPANIEALQQAGVMQLLRPLLLDSVPSVQQSAALAIGRLANSSEEMAENVVSGDVLTQLVYSLGDQNRFYKKSAAFVLRSVARHSPQLAQAVADSQAVVALVGCLEEFDPTVKESAAWALGYVARHNADLAQEVVDKGAVPPLVLCVQEPELSLKRVAASTLSDIAKHSPELAQSIVDQNAITHLAPLITSSDAKLKRQVCQCLAQIAKHSVELAELVVEGEIFPKIFLLLADSDEVVQRNAATCIREIAKHTPELAQLVVNAGGVGALVEYTSTTRGSTRLPGVMTLGYLSAFSETLALAVIVAHGIVPLADTLEKESEDHIRAAAAWSLGQLGRHSADHAKAVADRNVLPRLLDAYLNPGSSDDLQTKSKRALKAIIQHCVYLPALEPLLHPDAPQDVLKYVCGQYAKVLPTDVAAKREFVANRGLATIQRIKAEPGSSLAESIQIINSCFPPEIVEYYSPEYAQTFIEKIENYHVQQH